In Brachypodium distachyon strain Bd21 chromosome 2, Brachypodium_distachyon_v3.0, whole genome shotgun sequence, one genomic interval encodes:
- the LOC100829184 gene encoding serine/threonine-protein kinase EDR1 encodes MRDYTVRAMDEAPTSSGQSEATSCEPSWWPPDLLDKIESVAISRKQEVLVDKESRIILANSRSSSWKASQLLWSTGTYSGFIPNGFYSIIPDKKLKECFPTIPSLNELQTLEADGLRTDIIVVDAEKDKKIFMLKQLSAALVKGLNSSPALVIKKIAGLVFDCFKGQNPDVSPGRAATEDTHFFGNKGPQLLGQIRHGSCRPRAILFKVLADAVGLESKLVVGLPDDGADGFVDSYKHMSVVVPLNSMELLVDLMRFPGQLIPFSAKAIFTSHISAAGESDSAENDSCDSPLEPNSPLYGLSDKVEAEGIEASSNLSGRSLRNTMLRSRTFSEGKLSTSCSEPNIANAFWRRSQRKGVAEEPRCASSSPEHPLMRAKGRSILSGERQSFQEYTDGVTSRSDDPGGTTIPTPRRIRRRSISITPEIGDDIVRAVRAMNETLKQNRLQRDHVNDGSCSYISEDTSNAHDCPNKDDKSGRDVATNNGLRNRTCSTQKAMSLPTSPHDYEGGISETSDNCDFISKEKMVFAWNKVLQSSPFNKPLLPFQEWNIDFSELTIGTRVGIGFFGEVFRGIWNGTDVAIKVFLEQDLTTENMEDFCNEIYILSRLRHPNVILFLGACMVPPHLSMVTEYMEMGSLYYLIHMSGQKKKLSWRRRLKIIRDICRGLMCIHRMKIVHRDLKSANCLVNKHWTVKICDFGLSRAMTDSPMTDNSSAGTPEWMAPELIRNEPFSEKCDIFSLGVIMWELCTLSRPWDGISPVQVVYAVANEGSRLEIPEGPLGKLIADCWAEPQDRPSCQEILTRLLDCEYSTS; translated from the exons ATGAGGGACTACACCGTCCGAGCAATGGATGAAGCACCAACTAGTTCTGGGCAATCTGAAGCTACTTCATGTGAACCTAGTTGGTGGCCGCCAGACCTCTTGGACAAGATAGAATCTGTTGCCAtatcaagaaaacaagaagtTTTGGTTGATAAAGAATCCCGAATCATTTTGGCTAATTCAAGGTCCTCGTCCTGGAAGGCTTCTCAATTACTGTGGTCAACAGGAACTTATTCAGGGTTTATACCCAATGGTTTCTATTCAATCATTCCG GATAAAAAGCTGAAGGAGTGTTTCCCAACAATACCATCACTGAATGAGCTTCAAACTCTCGAAGCAGATGGGCTTAGGACTGACATAATTGTTGTAGACGCTGAGAAGGATAAGAAGATTTTCATGTTAAAGCAGCTTAGTGCTGCGCTTGTGAAAGGATTGAACTCTAGTCCAGCTTTAGTGATAAAGAAGATAGCAGGTTTG GTTTTTGACTGCTTCAAGGGTCAAAACCCTGATGTTAGTCCAGGAAGAGCTGCAACCGAAGATACTCATTTCTTTGGAAATAAAGGACCACAACTTCTTGGACAGATAAGGCATGGATCATGCCGACCCCGAGCTATCCTATTTAAAGTTCTTGCAGATGCTGTTGGCCTTGAGAGTAAACTTGTGGTG GGTCTACCTGATGACGGTGCAGATGGATTTGTCGATTCGTACAAACATATGTCTGTGGTAGTTCCTCTGAATTCTATGGAGCTGCTGGTTGATCTTATGCGATTTCCAGGCCAGTTGATTCCTTTTTCAGCCAAGGCTATCTTTACTTCGCATATCTCTGCTGCGGGTGAGAGTGATTCAGCTGAAAATGACTCATGTGATTCCCCCCTTGAGCCCAATAGCCCTCTGTATGGATTATCTGATAAAGTTGAAGCTGAAGG AATTGAAGCTTCATCAAATCTATCTGGACGTTCATTGCGTAATACGATGTTGAGATCAAGAACGTTTTCAGAGGGGAAATTAAG CACATCATGTAGTGAGCCCAATATCGCAAATGCATTTTGGAGGCGAAGCCAGAGGAAAGGAGTTGCTGAAGAACCTCGTTGTGCTAGTTCAAG TCCTGAGCATCCATTAATGAGGGCAAAGGGAAGATCTATACTTAGTGGTGAGAGGCAATCATTTCAAGAATACACTGATGGAGTTACATCAAG ATCAGATGATCCAGGTGGCACTACTATACCTACCCCTCGAAGaattagaagaagaagcattAGCATCACACCGGAGATTGGAGATGATATCGTGAG GGCAGTTCGGGCTATGAATGAAACATTAAAGCAGAATCGCCTCCAAAGGGATCATGTTAATGATGGTTCATGCTCATATATTAGTGAGGACACAAGCAATGCACATGACTGCCCAAACAAA GATGATAAATCTGGTCGAGATGTTGCTACCAATAATGGCTTGAGAAACCGAACCTGTTCTACTCAGAAAGCTATGTCATTGCCTACTTCTCCTCATGACTATGAGGGTGGAATTTCTGAAACAAGTGATAATTGTGATTTTATAAGCAAAGAAAAGATGGTATTCGCATGGAACAAGGTTTTGCAAAGCTCCCCATTTAATAAACCTTTATTGCCTTTTCAAGAGTGGAACATAGATTTCTCTGAGCTGACAATTGGTACGCGGGTTGGAATAG GATTCTTTGGAGAGGTTTTCCGTGGTATATGGAATGGCACTGATGTCGCCATCAAAGTATTTCTAGAGCAGGATCTGACAACTGAAAACATGGAAGATTTTTGCAATGAGATATACATCCTGAG CCGGCTGCGACATCCAAATG TTATATTGTTTCTTGGGGCATGCATGGTACCTCCACACCTATCAATGGTTACTGAATATATGGAAATGGGATCACTGTACTATCTCATCCATATGAGTGGTCAGAAAAAGAAGCTCAGTTGGCGTAGGAGACTGAAGATTATTCGTGATATATGCAG GGGATTGATGTGCATACACCGGATGAAGATAGTTCACAGAGACCTGAAAAGTGCTAACTGCCTGGTGAATAAGCATTGGACTGTCAAGATATGTGACTTCGGTCTTTCTCGAGCGATGACAGATAGTCCTATGACGGATAACTCCTCTGCTGGCACACCAGAATGGATGGCCCCTGAGCTAATAAGGAATGAACCCTTCTCAGAGAAATGTGACATTTTCAGCCTTGGTGTGATAATGTGGGAGCTGTGCACATTGAGTCGCCCATGGGATGGGATCTCCCCAGTTCAA GTGGTATACGCAGTTGCTAATGAAGGGTCACGGCTTGAAATACCTGAAGGACCTCTTGGCAAGTTAATTGCAG ATTGCTGGGCAGAACCCCAAGATCGGCCGAGCTGCCAGGAAATACTTACCCGCTTGCTCGACTGTGAATACTCTACCAGCTGA
- the LOC104583315 gene encoding vegetative cell wall protein gp1, translating to MALSKFTALFFVFAFVAAARVQGFEEAAAAADHQVPELSSQAQAAAAAGSGGFPGFPLPQIPGFPLPQIPGFPLPQIPGFPLPLPQIPGLPSFPFPPLPQFPGFPPLFGAPGGAPPSPGLPTPPPPPAECLTPLTAMAPCMDYLTNITVPAPPGMCCNGLKSVVSKAPICLCHGMNGGMSKLFPKPIDPIRMLILPARCGTVIPIQNFFMCATQPLPPLTPPASPASPVSPAPPLTTPASPAAPATSPVSPPPEGSP from the exons ATGGCGCTGTCAAAGTTCACCGCCCTGTTCTTTGTTTTCGCCTTCGTGGCAGCAGCGAGAGTTCAAGGATTCGAGGAAGCTGCCGCAGCCGCAGATCACCAAGTGCCTGAGCTATCGTCCCAAGCtcaagctgccgctgccgctgggTCCGGAGGCTTTCCTGGCTTTCCATTGCCTCAGATCCCTGGCTTCCCATTGCCTCAGATCCCTGGCTTCCCATTGCCTCAGATCCCTGGCTTCCCATTGCCGTTGCCTCAGATCCCTGGTTTGCCTAGCTTTCCTTTCCCGCCACTGCCTCAGTTCCCTGGCTTCCCACCGTTGTTTGGCGCGCCGGGCGGCGCTCCGCCGTCCCCCGGTCTGCCAacgccacctccaccaccggcCGAGTGCCTGACGCCGTTGACGGCCATGGCGCCATGCATGGATTACCTCACAAACATCACAGTGCCGGCGCCCCCGGGCATGTGCTGCAATGGCCTCAAGTCGGTCGTCAGCAAGGCGCCCATCTGCCTCTGCCACGGCATGAACGGCGGCATGAGCAAGCTCTTCCCCAAGCCCATCGACCCGATCCGCATGCTCATCCTTCCGGCCAGATGCGGCACCGTGATACCGATACAGAACTTCTTCATGTGCGCTA CCCAACCCTTGCCGCCACTGACGCCGCCTGCCTCTCCTGCTTCTCCCGTGTCACCCGCGCCCCCGCTGACGACTCCTGCCTCTCCAGCAGCGCCTGCTACTTCTCCCGTGTCACCACCTCCAg AGGGATCACCATAG
- the LOC100829484 gene encoding uncharacterized protein LOC100829484, which yields MLGRKRGGSSSSSSRPHAEDAAPAGGTKTVVADGGRQEVTVSQFVAQLDEAARERLDRMNRRLRLLEQQMETLEAEVGRASTTDN from the exons ATGCtcgggaggaagagaggagggtcgtcgtcgtcgtcgtccaggCCGCACGCGGAGGACGCAGCCCCCGCCGGGGGCACCAAAACCGTCGTCGCCGATGGCGGGCGGCAGGAGGTGACCGTGTCGCAGTTCGTCGCGCAGCTAG ATGAGGCGGCACGGGAGAGACTGGACCGCATGAACCGGAGGCTGAGGCTGCTTGAGCAGCAGATGGAGACGCTGGAGGCGGAGGTCGGGAGAGCCAGCACTACAGACAACTGA
- the LOC100833695 gene encoding tubby-like F-box protein 1, translated as MPREKPAAERGEVPEVVEVEEKAEEGGQAEAEEQEERWARLLPELLSEVVRRVEASGGERWPARKDVVSCACVCRRWRDAAVAVVRPPAVSGKITFPSSLKQPGTREFPMQCFIKRNKKNSTFYLYLGLTTATVDKGKFLMAARRFRRGPHTEYIISLDADDLSQGSNAYMGKLRSDFWGTNFKVYDSKPPYDGAKASSSRSSRRFGSRRISPQVSAGNYEVGQLSYKYNLLKSRGPRRMYCALECPSTQETWENSLKSKFQKPMGTTVLRNKAPRWHEHLQCWCLNFHGRVTVASVKNFQLVAAADPNDPTGSRDEDTVLLQFGKVDDDIFTMDYRQPLSAFQAFAISLSSFGTKLACE; from the exons ATGCCTCGGGAGAAGCCAGCggcggagcgcggcgaggttccggaggtggtggaggtggaggaaaaggcggaggagggcgggcaggcggaggcggaggagcaggaggagaggTGGGCGCGCCTTCTGCCGGAGCTCCTCTCGGAGGTGGTGCGGCGCGTGGAGGCGTCCGGTGGGGAGCGGTGGCCGGCTCGCAAGGACGTGGTCTCATGCGCCTGCGTCTGCCGCCGGTGgcgcgacgccgccgtcgccgtcgtgcGACCGCCAGCGGTTTCTGGCAAGATCACCTTCCCGTCCTCGCTCAAGCAG CCTGGGACAAGGGAGTTCCCAATGCAGTGTTTTATCAAGCGGAATAAGAAGAACTCTACGTTCTACCTCTACCTTGGCTTGACAACTG CCACTGTGGATAAAGGGAAGTTTCTCATGGCCGCGAGAAGATTTAGGCGTGGTCCCCATACTGAATACATTATATCCCTTGATGCTGATGACTTGTCACAGGGGAGCAATGCATATATGGGGAAACTAAG ATCTGATTTTTGGGGAACAAACTTCAAAGTATATGATAGCAAGCCACCATATGATGGCGCGAAAGCATCAAGTAGTCGATCTAGTCGGCGTTTTGGAAGTAGAAGAATAAGTCCACAAGTATCGGCAGGCAACTATGAAGTTGGACAGCTTTCATACAAATACAACCTCCTCAAATCCAGAGGGCCCAGGAGAATGTATTGTGCACTTGAGTGCCCTTCAACTCAAGAGACTTGGGAGAACTCCCTGAAGTCGAAGTTCCAGAAGCCCATGGGAACCACAGTTTTGAGAAACAAAGCCCCACGCTGGCATGAGCACTTGCAGTGCTGGTGCTTGAACTTCCATGGGCGGGTAACAGTTGCATCTGTCAAGAATTTCCAGTTGGTTGCTGCTGCCGACCCCAATGACCCTACTGGCTCCAGGGATGAGGATACAGTTCTGCTGCAGTTTGGTAAGGTCGACGACGATATCTTCACAATGGATTATCGGCAGCCACTCTCAGCATTTCAAGCCTTTGCCATCAGCCTCAGCAGCTTTGGTACCAAGCTAGCTTGTGAATAG